The genomic interval gtgactttttttttatttggtggCATAAATGGTTATGAAAAACAGTCTTAGACAAATGCTATGCTATACCATGCAATTGTAAatgttgcaaaaaaaaaaaaaaatgttatatcacataataTTCATAGCATTTtgaaaatgtaattaattacCTTCCACATTGCGTTACGtagaattcaaatttcaaaggtataattgtaacattttgaaatcaagggatagaattcaaatcaaactcaaaatttgaaaattaagagagTGTTTGAGGAACTAAGTTGAGTTATGAAATCTAGAATTTATATAATAGAGTTATAAAATTTGTGTTTGAGGTGCAAGGTATAAGATAAACTTTCTCGATAAATATAAAAacttcaataatatttattattgaagTTTTCCTATTTAATACCAACTTATAAAGTTGATCGGTCAAATTCGACCTAAAaatgaaacattttaaaatctaaaatttaaataaaaagtaTATTGTAAGGACATAaagatatataatattttttctaataataataaagagcAAGGATATGGACAAGCCTGGTTTCACATGTGAGATCTTAAAGGGGTCCActgaatttgaataatttaataataacaaGTGGATAAGAATGAATGATGGATACAGTGTAAAGTTAAAGATCTCAAAAGGGTATTGGTGTTCTCACAACAAAATGAAGATCTCAAAATTTCACATCTGTTTATGTGTGTTGTTGTTGAGTAGTGCTGAACAAAAGACATTGGTGTTCTCACAACAACAAAATGTGGGACTTTTCATATTTGGTGATTCAATTTTGGATGCCGGAAACaacaatttcatcaacacaaccACCAAATTTCAGGCCAATTTCCCCCCCTATGGCCTCACTTTCTTCCACAACCCCACCGGCAGGTTTTCCGACGGACGTCTCATACCCGATTTCGTAGGTACTTTTATACATATTCTCTcttcgtttggtaactatttcttttttttttctttacaatttTCCCCAAATTTTTTTAGGGTAATTTTCACTCTCTTGAAAAAGATCAAGTTTTAACTCAACTTATATAATGTAGAGGTATCCACAAATCTAGAGAGTGTTTGTGAGATATCTTAGTCCTTTAGTTTCGAGGTTTctgagttttcaaaatttgatttattaccTACATTCTAGAATGCAGAAACTCGGGACTATACATACATATTATTCGAAagtcatttttcattttgtttttagtttttaaaactttagcttagattttgaaaacatttttaaaatgtaggtaacaaaaaaaaaagagtaggtAGATGACATTTGTAAGcttaatatttaaaagaataaacaaaaattaaagaggTTACAAAAATACCCTAATTAATTCTTGAGtccaagttttaaaaactaagataGTTTCGGCTACAGTGAGCTAAGATCAATCGTAATTGACATAGTCTTCTTCTTTAAAGGTTGAAGGTTCGATCCCTACCCTTGCAATTgtactaaaacaaaaaattgtttttgttattaGAATTTATCTAGAGTTTAAGTGTCTTCATAATTGCAAAATTGGGAGGAAACaaccataaattttaaaaataaaaaacaatcatTACCAAGCAAGATTTGAgctaaatgtttttatttatttattcatttagcGGATGAATTTGCAAGAATGCTAGTTTCTGTGGTGAATTTGTAAGAATTTTGTTCTagagatgaaaataaaaattatggttTTCTCTTCTGTTCTTCAAACCATATTGAAAGGGAATTTTGTATGTTGCAGCTGAGTATGCAAAGCTGCCTCTGATTCGGCCATACTTAGATCCTCACAACAATCTCTACATCCATGGTGTCAACTTTGCTTCTGGTGGAAGTGGTGCTTTACTTGAAAGTCATCAAGGCTCGGTTTGAATTCATTCATCaaacttttttatatatgttctttttttcaatttagtccttcaTGTATTTACATTTTTCTATTCAATCCCTTGATATTTGTATTAAGGAGAACGACCCTtcaaatattttcataattGTACGATGTTATCCCCTTTGAACATAAACCCTCAAGGCTTTACTTTTGGTTCACCTAAGATATCTCAGAAGTCATATTATTGGAGATAGTTATCCCTACTTATATATACCATAGATCTTCTTATCTAGCCAATGTGGAACTTTGGTTGCACTCCGATAATTTTTACCAATTTCTTAGAAATTTCGAAGAggaataaacaattttttttttttctcttagaCGACGTTTGTTGTCAAAATTTAAACAGGAATCTGACCTTCACGAGACatcaatgataaatttgttgaCCTGTAAAAGAAGGAAATTTACTTACTTTTTGGTGCTCGTCACATACACTCTGATACTTAAATAAGACTACGAAAGAGTGCAAAATCTTTAGGATTTGAGAGTGAGATTCACTTACTACTCCGGTACGTTCATGATCTATGTATAGGGGTAGATGATCAAAGTCATCTAAAATATGTTTCGAAGCTAAATCGGGATAATTCGTCACTTAAACAAATCGGGTCATGCACAGGGTATGCCCCCATGTGGTATTTTGGTAGGCTTGGCCTCGGTCGAGCATGTCAATTTGGGCTATCTTTATGAACTCAAGCATATATTTAGCATCTTTCCATTTTGTTTTGTCTTCTCTGGTGCATTGAATTGAATGAGAAGAAAACATTCATAGTGTTGATTGATTTTCAGGCCATAACTCTTCAAACTCAGTTGAAGTATTTCATAGAAGTGGGAAAATCCCTGAGGAAGAAATTGGGAGATAACAGAGCTCAAAACTTGCTCTCAAACTCAGTTTATTTGATCAGTACAGGAGGAAATGATTACGTAAGTCCTTTCGAAGGAGACTCCACTGCCTTTCAAATCTATACTCCAACACAGTATGTGAATATGGTGATTGGAAACCTCACCACTGTGATTCAGGTAAATTTTGGAAACAAGTTGTGGATATATCTTTTTAGTATTTCTCAATTTGGTTCGTCTTCAATTATGTTAGTAGGTCTTGAATATGTTATCTGGCGTTTTGAATGACTAAGCATGGGGTCTCGCTTTCTACCTGTGTATGTAgttaacacactgttagtgagtCACATAAATCGTAGAAAGTTGACGTGTTGttcaaatttgttattttatcaACATGATTGGATATGAGCATGTTGATACCTCGTTGAgagttaaacatattttaattatagatcCGTTATGCATGAACTAACATTCAAATAcatttatgtattttgttgTTTAGATTGGAGTTAAGAGGGTTGTGTATATGATCATAAAATTATGAAGTAAGTTTATGAAATTAAGTATAAATTTCATGTATTTTTAAGATGAGAGTTATAGATCTAGAATCTTCATAGGATAGAAGTTCTGGTCTAAGACTTGTTTACGAGAATCCTATAAATAGGATTGGTCTTTGTTTTGTTTGTGTAGAGAAGAGAACACAGAGAGAGTTCAAACAAAAAATGTGAACTAAGTTTTGTTGAGTTTTTCAAATACAAagaattttgtttcttttcgaATATTCTTTTATTGATTACTTATTTGCAAGTGCCCGTCACATGCTTCCAACCttcttaaataaaaattgagttttgctgATGGACGAGTTGAGTTTCATGCCAGTGACATCTACACACATCAATAGTAATTCAATGATACATCAACTTCTATGTTAGTAGATCTTAACAGTTTCTTTTAGGCAAAAGACCTAGTTGAAAGTTTTATAATACATCTAATTAACAACCAAACTACGAAAAAATTACCTATAATATTCGACATACTCGATTCCACATATTCAACATATGTTTTATAGGTTGATAAGATATAAGATTTTGAAATGTGATGTGTTTGATTTgatgtatacatatacatatatatatatatatatatataggaaatATACAAGAATGGAGGAAGGAAGTTTGCATTTGTGGGAGTGCCTCCTTTGGGTTGCATTCCAAGGTTGAAGCTGTTGAAAGGAGTTGGACATGGAAAGTGTGTGGAAGAGGCTTCTTCAATAGTTAGCTTGCACAACAAATTGCTTCCTATTGCTCTGCAAAACCTTGCCATTCAACTCAATGATTTCAAATATGCTTTTGCTGATGCCAACACTTTGCTTCTACAAAGAATAAGAAACCCTACAAAATATGGTAATTGTTTCCTCTTTGCCAAttcttttctcctcttctttttttttttacgatatAAGAGTGAAAATTGCAAGATGTTATCGCTTCGAAGAAGTAGAAATGTCTTAACTACTGAACTATGTCAAtgatgaagatttttttttctagatagTATTCTTTAGGCTGAGGAGGGTAGTTTCTTTTCCAATATATATGTGTAGGAAAAGGAATCAAGTCATACATTcataaatttgaacttttccattcattgtttttcttttttgttccaTGCTTTTCTTCAAGGAGGAAACacaaaaatatgtttgataattatttagaactttattcttcttttaaagaaacgtctttgtttttattgttctcttaaagtttaaataaacaaaaatcaaagGTTGTttctaaatatagaaaaataaaccaaaatatttaccatatataacaaaattttcgaattatcaataatagacgtAGACACTAATAGGcttctatcagtgtttatcattgatagttttaaaattttgtcatattttgtaaatattttcaatagttttatcatttgaaataattttccaaaaatgaaaGCTTTacatgaaaattgttttctgaataaaaataatcaaaattttatgtcTTGTTTTTTCTAATACTCACTTTATAAGCCAAAAAATGATTATGCCTTTTCTTTTGTATGTTTATATGAAGAACTTGAAATGCAAACAAgaacaacaaaacaaaatgatttGGATGTTCTNNNNNNNNNNNNNNNNNNNNNNNNNNNNNNNNNNNNNNNNNNNNNNNNNNNNNNNNNNNNNNNNNNNNNNNNNNNNNNNNNNNNNNNNNNNNNNNNNNNNNNNNNNNNNNNNNNNNNNNNNNNNNNNNNNNNNNNNNNNNNNNNNNNNNNNNNNNNNNNNNNNNNNNNNNNNNNNNNNNNNNNNNNNNNNNNNNNNNNNNNNNNNNNNNNNNNNNNNNNNNNNNNNNNNNNNNNNNNNNNNNNNNNNNNNNNNNNNNNNNNNNNNNNNNNNNNNNNNNNNNNNNNNNNNNNNNNNNNNNNNNNNNNNNNNNNNNNNNNNNNNNNNNNNNNNNNNNNNNNNNNNNNNNNNNNNNNNNNNNNNNNNNNNNNNNNNNNNNNNNNNNNNNNNNNNNNNNNNNNNNNNNNNNNNNNNNNNNNNNNNNNNNNNNNNNNNNNNNNNNNNNNNNNNNNNNNNNNNNNNNNNNNNNNNNNNNNNNNNNNNNNNNNNNNNNNNNNNNNNNNNNNNNNNNNNNNNNNNNNNNNNNNNNNNNNNNNNNNNNNNNNNNNNNNNNNNNNNNNNNNNNNNNNNNNNNNNNNNNNNNNNNNNNNNNNNNNNNNNNNNNNNNNNNNNNNNNNNNNNNNNNNNNNNNNNNNNNNNNNNNNNNNNNNNNNNNNNNNNNNNNNNNNNNNNNNNNNNNNNNNNNNNNNNNNNNNNNNNNNNNNNNNNNNNNNNNNNNNNNNNNNNNNNNNNNNNNNNNNNNNNNNNNNNNNNNNNNNNNNNNNNNNNNNNNNNNNNNNNNNNNNNNNNNNNNNNNNNNNNNNNNNNNNNNNNNNNNNNNNNNNNNNNNNNNNNNNNNNNNNNNNNNNNNNNNNNNNNNNNNNNNNNNNNNNNNNNNNNNNNNNNNNNNNNNNNNNNNNNNNNNNNNNNNNNNNNNNNNNNNNNNNNNNNNNNNNNNNNNNNNNNNNNNNNNNNNNNNNNNNNNNNNNNNNNNNNNNNNNNNNNNNNNNNNNNNNNNNNNNNNNNNNNNNNNNNNNNNNNNNNNNNNNNNNNNNNNNNNNNNNNNNNNNNNNNNNNNNNNNNNNNNNNNNNNNNNNNNNNNNNNNNNNNNNNNNNNNNNNNNNNNNNNNNNNNNNNNNNNNNNNNNNNNNNNNNNNNNNNNNNNNNNNNNNNNNNNNNNNNNNNNNNNNNNNNNNNNNNNNNNNNNNNNNNNNNNNNNNNNNNNNNNNNNNNNNNNNNNNNNNNNNNNNNNNNNNNNNNNNNNNNNNNNNNNNNNNNNNNNNNNNNNNNNNNNNNNNNNNNNNNNNNNNNNNNNNNNNNNNNNNNNNNNNNNNNNNNNNNNNNNNNNNNNNNNNNNNNNNNNNNNNNNNNNNNNNNNNNNNNNNNNNNNNNNNNNNNNNNNNNNNNNNNNNNNNNNNNNNNNNNNNNNNNNNNNNNNNNNNNNNNNNNNNNNNNNNNNNNNNNNNNNNNNNNNNNNNNNNNNNNNNNNNNNNNNNNNNNNNNNNNNNNNNNNNNNNNNNNNNNNNNNNNNNNNNNNNNNNNNNNNNNNNNNNNNNNNNNNNNNNNNNNNNNNNNNNNNNNNNNNNNNNNNNNNNNNNNNNNNNNNNNNNNNNNNNNNNNNNNNNNNNNNNNNNNNNNNNNNNNNNNNNNNNNNNNNNNNNNNNNNNNNNNNNNNNNNNNNNNNNNNNNNNNNNNNNNNNNNNNNNNNNNNNNNNNNNNNNNNNNNNNNNNNNNNNNNNNNNNNNNNNNNNNNNNNNNNNNNNNNNNNNNNNNNNNNNNNNNNNNNNNNNNNNNNNNNNNNNNNNNNNNNNNNNNNNNNNNNNNNNNNNNNNNNNNNNNNNNNNNNNNNNNNNNNNNNNNNNNNNNNNNNNNNNNNNNNNNNNNNNNNNNNNNNNNNNNNNNNNNNNNNNNNNNNNNNNNNNNNNNNNNNNNNNNNNNNNNNNNNNNNNNNNNNNNNNNNNNNNNNNNNNNNNNNNNNNNNNNNNNNNNNNNNNNNNNNNNNNNNNNNNNNNNNNNNNNNNNNNNNNNNNNNNNNNNNNNNNNNNNNNNNNNNNNNNNNNNNNNNNNNNNNNNNNNNNNNNNNNNNNNNNNNNNNNNNNNNNNNNNNNNNNNNNNNNNNNNNNNNNNNNNNNNNNNNNNNNNNNNNNNNNNNNNNNNNNNNNNNNNNNNNNNNNNNNNNNNNNNNNNNNNNNNNNNNNNNNNNNNNNNNNNNNNNNNNNNNNNNNNNNNNNNNNNNNNNNNNNNNNNNNNNNNNNNNNNNNNNNNNNNNNNNNNNNNNNNNNNNNNNNNNNNNNNNNNNNNNNNNNNNNNNNNNNNNNNNNNNNNN from Benincasa hispida cultivar B227 chromosome 10, ASM972705v1, whole genome shotgun sequence carries:
- the LOC120089523 gene encoding LOW QUALITY PROTEIN: GDSL lipase-like (The sequence of the model RefSeq protein was modified relative to this genomic sequence to represent the inferred CDS: deleted 3 bases in 3 codons), giving the protein MNDGYSVKLKISKGYWCSHNKMKISKFHICLCVLLLSSAEQKTLVFSQQQNVGLFIFGDSILDAGNNNFINTTTKFQANFPPYGLTFFHNPTGRFSDGRLIPDFVAEYAKLPLIRPYLDPHNNLYIHGVNFASGGSGALLESHQGSAITLQTQLKYFIEVGKSLRKKLGDNRAQNLLSNSVYLISTGGNDYVSPFEGDSTAFQIYTPTQYVNMVIGNLTTVIQEIYKNGGRKFAFVGVPPLGCIPRLKLLKGVGHGKCVEEASSIVSLHNKLLPIALQNLAIQLNDFKYAFADANTLLLQRIRNPTKYGFKEVETACCGSGEYGGIYSCGGKRGKKEFKLCEDPTQYLFFDSYHPNQKAYEQLAKLMWSGDEQVIKPYNLKQLFQYGFCWLLNEISY